A genomic region of Cannabis sativa cultivar Pink pepper isolate KNU-18-1 chromosome 1, ASM2916894v1, whole genome shotgun sequence contains the following coding sequences:
- the LOC115708139 gene encoding protein NRT1/ PTR FAMILY 5.6, translating into MEEMKRKESEESQKWVYDSSVDYKGKVPLRASTGVWKASLFIITIEFSERLNFFGIATNLITYLTQIIHQDLNTAAKNVNYWSGFTTIVPLIGGFLADAYTGRYTMVLFSSFVYLMGLSLLTMSQFIPTIKPCKNTSTENCQNPRKIHELIFFLALYMISIGTGGYKPCLESFGADQFDDDHSQERRKKMSFFNWWNFALCCGIFLGVTVIVYIQDYVSWGVAFLILTITLAISIVTFYVGRAFFRYRVPQGSPLTPLIQVLVAAIRKRKLTTPLDPSLLYEVPKSKMIHGRLLYHTNRLGFLDKAAILEEKDHIELDQQKQQYNPWRLATVTRVEELKLILNTIPVWLTSLAFGVTVSQSSTFFVKQAATMNLKLNESFSIPPASVSSFGAIAMIISVTLYDRIIVPFLRRTTGNERGLSILNRIGIGLIFSLVAMLVSALVEQKRRGVEAEKGKLSVFWLVPQYVILCAGDGFTLVGLQEYFYDQVPDSMRSLGIALYLSILGVGSYLSSFLISVVDHVTEKTSGKGWIGKDMSNSRLDKFYWLLVAINGVNLCLYVIVTRGYTYKNVDRDTEKNGVSGSVENGIEQI; encoded by the exons ATGGAGGAGATGAAGAGAAAAGAAAGTGAGGAGAGTCAGAAGTGGGTTTATGATTCTTCTGTGGATTATAAAGGAAAAGTTCCTCTTCGAGCTTCCACCGGCGTTTGGAAAGCCTCTCTTTTTATCATCA CTATTGAGTTCAGTGAGAGACTCAATTTCTTTGGGATAGCAACTAATCTCATAACTTACCTAACTCAAATAATTCACCAAGACCTCAATACAGCTGCAAAGAATGTCAATTATTGGTCAGGATTCACCACTATTGTGCCTTTGATTGGGGGCTTCTTAGCCGATGCCTACACTGGTCGATACACTATGGTCCTATTTTCCTCTTTCGTTTATCTAAtg GGCTTGAGTCTCTTGACAATGTCCCAGTTCATCCCAACTATAAAGCCATGCAAAAATACTAGTACAGAAAATTGCCAAAATCCAAGGAAGATTCACGAACTGATTTTCTTCCTTGCCTTGTATATGATCTCGATTGGAACTGGTGGGTACAAGCCCTGCCTCGAGAGCTTTGGGGCTGATCAGTTCGATGATGACCACAGCCAAGAACGACGAAAAAAGATGTCGTTTTTCAACTGGTGGAATTTTGCTCTGTGTTGTGGAATCTTTCTTGGAGTGACTGTAATCGTCTACATTCAAGACTATGTTAGCTGGGGTGTGGCTTTTCTTATTCTTACAATTACTCTGGCCATTTCTATAGTAACGTTCTATGTTGGGAGGGCTTTTTTTCGTTATAGGGTGCCCCAAGGAAGCCCCTTAACGCCATTGATACAGGTCTTGGTTGCAGCCATAAGGAAAAGAAAATTAACTACTCCTTTAGACCCTTCTCTCCTATATGAAGTTCCTAAGTCAAAAATGATCCACGGAAGGCTTCTTTATCATACAAATCGACTTGG GTTTCTAGACAAGGCTGCCATACTTGAAGAAAAGGATCACATTGAACTTgaccaacaaaaacaacaatacAATCCGTGGAGATTAGCAACAGTGACAAGAGTAGAAGAATTAAAGCTCATATTGAACACCATCCCCGTATGGCTAACTTCACTGGCTTTTGGAGTTACTGTGTCACAGTCCTCAACCTTCTTCGTCAAGCAGGCTGCCACTATGAACTTAAAGTTAAACGAAAGCTTCAGTATTCCTCCAGCCTCGGTATCTAGCTTCGGCGCCATTGCCATGATCATCTCTGTTACTCTATACGACAGAATCATTGTACCGTTTTTGAGGAGAACCACGGGAAATGAGAGGGGATTAAGCATTCTCAACAGGATTGGAATCGGGCTGATCTTTTCGCTTGTGGCAATGCTTGTTTCGGCCTTGGTTGAGCAAAAAAGGCGCGGTGTTGAGGCCGAGAAAGGGAAATTGAGTGTGTTTTGGTTAGTTCCGCAGTACGTAATACTTTGTGCTGGGGATGGCTTTACTCTGGTGGGCTTGCAAGAATATTTCTATGACCAAGTGCCTGATTCCATGAGAAGCTTAGGGATCGCTTTGTATCTAAGTATACTTGGAGTTGGGAGCTACTTGAGTAGCTTTTTGATTAGTGTTGTGGATCATGTAACGGAGAAAACTAGTGGGAAAGGTTGGATTGGGAAGGACATGAGTAATAGTCGTTTGGATAAGTTTTATTGGCTTTTGGTAGCCATTAATGGTGTGAATTTGTGTCTGTATGTGATAGTTACCAGGGGGTATACTTACAAAAATGTGGACAGGGACACTGAGAAGAATGGGGTTAGTGGTAGTGTTGAAAATGGGATTGAACAGATATAg